The following are encoded in a window of Deferribacterota bacterium genomic DNA:
- a CDS encoding ATP-binding cassette domain-containing protein, which translates to MIFSGDLICIFGKNGTGKTTLLKKLAFIESDKTDVIYYYGNKCDIGYVPQYVEQYIYCDSLIEELFTFVNNKECCYKLLKNMELYYARNKSIYYLSDGEKRLFYLYANIYSDKKILLLDEPLCGLDKENKAKINSLLKSIRKDKTVIYCTNRSNEILLESRVINL; encoded by the coding sequence GTGATTTTTAGTGGTGATCTTATTTGTATATTTGGCAAAAACGGAACTGGCAAAACTACTCTGTTAAAAAAGCTCGCATTTATAGAAAGCGATAAAACTGATGTTATATATTATTATGGTAATAAATGCGATATAGGTTATGTTCCTCAATATGTTGAGCAATATATATATTGTGATAGTCTAATTGAGGAACTCTTTACTTTTGTTAATAATAAAGAATGCTGTTATAAACTTTTAAAAAATATGGAGTTGTATTACGCTAGAAATAAATCTATTTATTATCTAAGTGATGGTGAAAAGAGATTATTTTATTTATATGCTAATATATACTCAGATAAGAAGATATTATTATTAGATGAACCACTTTGTGGTCTTGATAAGGAAAATAAGGCAAAAATTAATAGCCTATTAAAATCTATAAGAAAAGATAAAACTGTAATATATTGCACAAATAGATCTAATGAGATATTATTAGAGAGTAGAGTAATAAATTTGTAA
- the secY gene encoding preprotein translocase subunit SecY, which yields MIDKFIEILSIKDLRKKLFVTFALLVVYRIGTHVPVPGIDSEALSQFFSRQSGNLLGFFDMFTGGALSRLTVFGLGIMPYISAAIILELLTVVSPKLAELKKEGVEGRRKITNYTRYGTVLISCIQGLGISIGLESMTAPGGGHIVMYPGWPFRIITTITLATGTVFLMWLGEKITEKGIGNGISLIIFAGIVARFPAAVINTYNLFRTGEIQILTLISIIAIMLFITAAIVFMEISNRRLPIQYVRRSIGFGVSKPTTSYLPLKLNPSGVIPIIFAASIVAFPATLSTFSNNEIVAKIGYYFSPNSAVYYLIYIVLIVFFTYFYTSIIFNPDDIAENIQKSGGVIPGKRPGPETSKFIDYTLTRLTFVGAIYLSIVAILPQIIIRYFNMPFYFGGTSLLIVIGVGLDFMQKVEAHLVTHNYEGFLRAGKIKGRGYI from the coding sequence ATGATAGATAAATTTATAGAAATATTATCAATCAAAGATTTACGAAAAAAATTATTTGTTACTTTTGCATTATTAGTAGTGTATAGAATAGGAACACATGTACCTGTTCCTGGTATAGATTCAGAAGCACTATCACAATTTTTTTCGAGACAAAGTGGAAATCTTTTGGGTTTTTTTGATATGTTTACTGGTGGAGCACTAAGTAGATTAACTGTATTTGGACTTGGAATTATGCCTTATATCTCAGCTGCCATTATTCTAGAATTGTTGACAGTTGTTTCCCCAAAATTAGCTGAGTTAAAAAAAGAAGGCGTTGAAGGCAGGCGTAAAATTACAAACTATACCCGCTATGGGACTGTTCTAATTAGTTGTATTCAGGGATTAGGAATCTCTATAGGTTTAGAATCAATGACAGCACCAGGGGGTGGTCATATTGTTATGTATCCTGGTTGGCCCTTTCGTATTATTACAACTATTACTCTTGCTACTGGAACAGTATTTTTAATGTGGCTTGGTGAAAAGATCACAGAAAAAGGAATTGGTAATGGAATATCACTTATTATATTTGCCGGTATTGTAGCTAGATTTCCTGCAGCAGTTATTAATACTTATAATCTATTTAGGACAGGTGAAATACAAATCTTAACATTAATTTCAATAATAGCAATTATGCTTTTCATTACAGCTGCAATTGTTTTTATGGAGATATCTAACCGGAGGCTCCCAATTCAGTATGTAAGAAGAAGCATAGGCTTTGGTGTATCAAAACCAACAACATCATACCTACCTTTAAAACTCAATCCATCTGGTGTTATACCAATAATATTTGCAGCTTCAATTGTTGCATTCCCTGCAACACTATCAACATTTTCAAATAATGAAATAGTTGCAAAGATAGGTTATTATTTTTCACCTAATTCAGCTGTATATTATCTGATATACATTGTATTAATAGTATTCTTTACCTATTTTTATACTTCTATTATCTTCAATCCCGATGACATTGCAGAAAATATACAGAAAAGTGGTGGTGTTATACCTGGTAAAAGACCAGGTCCTGAAACAAGTAAGTTTATTGATTATACGTTAACACGTTTAACCTTTGTTGGAGCAATATATCTATCAATAGTTGCTATATTACCACAAATTATAATTCGTTATTTTAATATGCCCTTTTACTTTGGTGGTACAAGTTTATTAATTGTTATAGGTGTAGGTTTGGATTTTATGCAAAAAGTAGAGGCGCATTTAGTTACCCATAATTATGAGGGATTTTTGAGAGCAGGAAAGATAAAAGGAAGGGGATATATATGA
- the rpmJ gene encoding 50S ribosomal protein L36, with product MKVRASVKPICLKCKVIKRKGIVRVICENPRHKQRQG from the coding sequence GTGAAGGTACGTGCATCAGTTAAACCTATATGTTTAAAATGTAAAGTTATAAAAAGAAAAGGTATAGTAAGAGTAATATGTGAAAATCCAAGGCATAAACAGAGACAAGGTTAG
- a CDS encoding adenylate kinase yields MKNVVLLGAPGAGKGTQANMIREHFGLNHIATGDLIRDEIRKGSPLGIKAKSYSDKGLLAPDDLVINMIKDRIKNEDKGFLLDGFPRNVAQAKALDKLIKELGLDEPYIIYIDVDDNTVISRLTARRYCVNCNKIYNIMSNPPKEYDLCDYCGGRLSTRKDDNVDTVKKRLEVFRKETYPLIEYYKDRRRFHTVDGSNDPNDVFKIILDMLK; encoded by the coding sequence ATGAAAAATGTTGTTTTACTTGGTGCCCCTGGTGCAGGCAAAGGGACACAGGCTAATATGATTAGAGAACATTTTGGGCTTAACCATATTGCTACCGGTGATTTAATAAGGGATGAAATAAGAAAGGGGAGTCCTTTAGGTATAAAGGCAAAGAGTTATTCTGATAAAGGACTTTTAGCGCCCGATGATTTGGTCATTAACATGATAAAGGATAGAATAAAAAATGAAGATAAAGGTTTTTTATTAGATGGATTTCCTCGTAATGTAGCCCAAGCTAAGGCCTTAGATAAACTGATTAAAGAGCTAGGTTTAGACGAACCTTATATCATATATATTGATGTTGATGATAATACTGTTATATCTAGGCTTACAGCAAGAAGATATTGTGTAAATTGTAATAAAATATATAATATAATGTCTAATCCACCAAAAGAGTATGATTTATGTGACTATTGTGGGGGTAGACTTTCAACAAGGAAAGATGATAATGTTGATACGGTAAAAAAGAGGCTAGAGGTATTTAGAAAAGAAACTTACCCATTAATTGAATATTATAAAGACAGAAGAAGGTTTCATACTGTTGATGGTAGCAATGATCCAAATGATGTATTTAAAATTATCTTAGATATGCTTAAATGA
- the map gene encoding type I methionyl aminopeptidase: protein MIIVKSIDEIKIMERTGEILKSLFKRIEDEKVIKKGATTKSIDKFIEKHIYMHSAYPSFKGYRGFPASSCISINDTVVHGIPSDYTLKEGDIISIDVGAYRENYHADAARTYIVGYVEDKIMDFVNTAKEAFFKGIEMCYDGKRIGDISNKIQRYVETKGYSVIRDFFGHGIGKNLHEDPMIPNYGKGNRGAMIKNGMTLAIEPMISMGSSKVIVEDDGWTARTMDGSLAAHYENTVAIVDNGPVILT, encoded by the coding sequence ATGATAATCGTAAAGAGTATTGATGAAATTAAAATAATGGAAAGAACCGGTGAAATACTTAAATCATTATTTAAAAGAATAGAGGATGAAAAGGTAATAAAAAAAGGTGCAACTACAAAAAGTATTGACAAATTTATAGAAAAGCATATATATATGCATTCTGCATATCCCTCATTTAAAGGTTATAGGGGATTTCCTGCAAGTAGCTGTATCTCAATAAATGATACAGTTGTTCACGGGATACCCTCTGATTATACCTTAAAAGAGGGAGATATTATAAGTATAGACGTTGGGGCTTATAGAGAAAATTATCACGCAGATGCTGCAAGGACATATATTGTGGGTTATGTTGAAGATAAAATAATGGATTTTGTTAATACTGCAAAGGAAGCATTTTTTAAAGGAATAGAGATGTGCTATGACGGAAAGAGGATAGGTGATATATCAAATAAAATACAACGATACGTTGAGACTAAGGGATATAGTGTAATTAGAGATTTTTTTGGTCATGGGATAGGGAAAAATTTACATGAAGATCCGATGATACCAAATTATGGAAAGGGAAATAGAGGAGCAATGATAAAAAATGGTATGACTTTAGCGATAGAGCCTATGATTAGTATGGGGAGTTCGAAAGTTATTGTTGAAGATGATGGGTGGACTGCTAGAACAATGGATGGTTCATTAGCTGCTCATTATGAAAATACCGTGGCTATTGTAGATAATGGACCAGTAATATTAACTTAG
- the hemL gene encoding glutamate-1-semialdehyde 2,1-aminomutase, producing MDLYERAKICFPGGVNSPVRAFTAVGGKPLMIDRGKGSKIYDINNNEYIDYVMSYGPLILGHCDDNVIKFISNALKKGTSFGATNELEIRLAELIISSVPSIEMIRFVNSGTEAVMSAIRLARAYTKRDKILKFEGCYHGHSDYLLSKAGSGLMSLNIPTTPGVPESLVKDTLTATYNDLISVEEQIKGVENNIACIIVEPVAGNMGVVLPDENFLRGLKSICERIGALLIFDEVITGFRVALGGAQERYKIMPDLTCLGKIIGGGLPIGAFGGKKEILELLAPIGPVYQAGTLSGNPVVMSAGIATLEKIRGDGFYSELKDKTIRLFEGMKDNLRSVNLNFQVNYTTGMGNIFFCDREVRNFNDLKDVNRDLYSRYFHHMLSKGIYLAPSQFEATFLSDSHQIAELDKTLDYQMDFLKTIK from the coding sequence GTGGATTTATATGAAAGAGCAAAAATATGCTTTCCAGGTGGTGTTAATAGTCCAGTGAGAGCTTTTACAGCTGTTGGTGGCAAGCCCTTAATGATTGATAGAGGTAAGGGTTCGAAAATATATGATATAAATAATAATGAATATATTGACTATGTTATGTCTTATGGTCCATTGATACTTGGCCATTGTGATGATAATGTGATAAAATTTATATCTAATGCATTAAAAAAGGGCACTTCCTTTGGCGCCACAAATGAATTAGAAATTAGGCTTGCTGAATTGATTATAAGTTCTGTCCCATCTATTGAGATGATAAGGTTTGTAAATTCAGGAACAGAAGCAGTGATGAGTGCAATTAGATTAGCCCGTGCATATACAAAAAGAGATAAAATATTAAAATTTGAGGGTTGCTATCATGGACATTCAGATTACTTGCTTTCAAAAGCGGGCAGTGGGCTAATGTCTTTAAATATACCAACAACACCTGGTGTGCCAGAAAGTTTAGTGAAAGATACATTAACAGCAACATATAATGATCTAATAAGTGTTGAAGAACAGATAAAAGGCGTAGAAAATAACATTGCATGTATTATTGTTGAGCCTGTTGCTGGCAATATGGGTGTTGTTCTTCCTGATGAAAACTTTTTAAGGGGACTTAAATCAATTTGTGAGAGAATAGGGGCACTGCTCATATTTGATGAGGTAATAACTGGTTTTAGGGTTGCGCTAGGCGGGGCTCAAGAAAGATATAAGATAATGCCTGATTTGACATGTCTTGGAAAGATTATTGGTGGAGGCTTGCCAATTGGTGCTTTTGGGGGAAAAAAAGAAATCCTTGAATTGCTTGCTCCTATTGGCCCTGTTTATCAGGCAGGGACTCTAAGTGGGAATCCTGTTGTAATGTCTGCTGGTATTGCAACATTAGAAAAAATTAGAGGGGACGGTTTTTATAGTGAGCTTAAAGACAAGACTATCAGATTATTTGAAGGGATGAAAGATAATCTGAGAAGTGTCAACTTAAATTTTCAAGTAAATTATACAACTGGCATGGGCAATATATTCTTTTGTGATAGGGAAGTTAGAAATTTTAATGACTTAAAAGATGTTAACAGAGATCTATACTCAAGATATTTTCATCACATGTTGTCAAAGGGGATATATTTAGCTCCAAGCCAATTTGAAGCTACATTTTTATCTGATTCTCACCAAATAGCTGAATTAGACAAAACACTAGATTACCAGATGGATTTCCTTAAAACTATTAAATGA
- a CDS encoding ATP-binding cassette domain-containing protein, with product MSLYTLKLTNLSFSYSKQVIFNSINYNIIFNSILLIKGSNGVGKTTLLKLLYGRIKPDKGKMDISYNTSKSVSKCYVPSNPMFMFLTGYITDELKFRGLNKLDKYNEIYKGNKHVNELSAGELKKISVDIAFYQNCEALLLDEPLMALDDEEVIYFKNCLLDLKSKGRAIIIATCEDYLDNIADGILELDSLSYYKYQ from the coding sequence GTGAGCCTATATACATTAAAGCTTACTAACCTTAGTTTTTCATATAGTAAGCAGGTAATTTTTAATAGTATAAATTACAATATTATATTTAATTCAATTCTATTAATAAAGGGTTCAAACGGTGTAGGTAAAACTACACTCTTAAAATTATTGTATGGTCGCATTAAGCCTGATAAAGGCAAAATGGATATATCATATAATACTTCTAAAAGTGTAAGTAAATGTTATGTTCCATCAAACCCTATGTTTATGTTCTTAACTGGCTATATTACAGACGAACTTAAATTTAGAGGACTAAATAAATTAGATAAATACAATGAAATTTATAAGGGTAATAAGCATGTAAATGAATTGTCAGCTGGCGAGCTAAAAAAGATATCCGTTGATATAGCTTTTTATCAAAATTGTGAAGCTCTATTGCTTGATGAACCTTTAATGGCGCTTGATGATGAAGAAGTAATTTATTTTAAAAATTGTCTTCTAGATTTAAAGAGTAAAGGCCGGGCAATTATAATTGCTACTTGTGAAGATTATCTTGATAATATTGCCGATGGGATTCTAGAACTTGATTCTTTATCATATTATAAATATCAATAA
- the rplQ gene encoding 50S ribosomal protein L17: protein MRHHRKVKYLGRDTDHRYAMLRNLSVSLIENGYVKTTVERAKALRSFIEPLITFGKRGDLSSRRLVLKRLPSKKAVGKLFEKVAPIYKERNGGYTRIVKLSERKGDNAPLALIELVDRDKLK from the coding sequence ATGAGGCATCATAGAAAAGTTAAGTATCTTGGTAGAGATACTGATCATAGATATGCGATGTTAAGAAATCTCTCAGTTTCGCTTATAGAAAATGGTTATGTTAAAACAACGGTTGAAAGAGCAAAGGCATTGAGGTCTTTTATAGAGCCTTTGATCACTTTTGGCAAGAGAGGAGACCTTTCTAGCAGAAGGCTGGTTTTAAAGAGGTTGCCATCTAAAAAGGCTGTTGGGAAATTATTTGAAAAGGTAGCACCAATATACAAGGAAAGAAATGGTGGTTACACAAGAATTGTAAAGCTGTCTGAAAGAAAAGGCGATAATGCTCCATTAGCACTAATTGAACTAGTAGATAGGGACAAGCTGAAATAA
- the rplF gene encoding 50S ribosomal protein L6: protein MSRIGRLPVKIPNGVNIDVDDKKVRVKGPKGELVTDLVDNVVLNIDDNTIIVKRTKDSRKVKAFHGLMRAIINNMVVGVTEGFSKRLDIVGVGYRANMKGKNLELSLGYSHPIVVNPPEGIEFKLLSPQKIEIKGFDKQKVGETAAMIRNIRKPDPYKGKGVRYEGEHIVLKQGKAAK, encoded by the coding sequence ATGTCAAGGATAGGTAGATTACCGGTAAAGATACCAAATGGTGTGAATATAGATGTTGATGATAAAAAAGTTAGGGTTAAAGGTCCAAAAGGTGAGCTAGTAACTGATTTAGTAGATAATGTTGTGCTAAATATAGATGATAATACTATTATAGTTAAGCGAACAAAAGATTCCAGAAAGGTTAAAGCCTTTCATGGATTGATGCGGGCTATAATAAATAATATGGTAGTTGGTGTAACAGAAGGTTTTAGTAAGAGACTTGATATAGTTGGTGTTGGTTATAGAGCTAATATGAAAGGTAAAAATTTAGAGTTGAGTCTTGGCTATTCACATCCAATTGTTGTTAACCCACCAGAAGGCATAGAATTTAAGTTGTTATCACCGCAGAAGATCGAAATAAAAGGGTTTGACAAACAAAAGGTTGGTGAAACTGCAGCAATGATAAGAAATATTAGAAAGCCTGATCCATATAAGGGAAAAGGGGTTAGATACGAGGGAGAGCATATAGTATTGAAACAGGGCAAGGCAGCAAAGTAA
- the rplO gene encoding 50S ribosomal protein L15, which translates to MYLHDLKPAKGTKKNRKRLGRGQGSGLGTTAGRGTKGQKSRTGSKVYPWYEGGQIPITRRLPKRGFNNKRFSKEYEIVNIDVINDRFNEGEEVSIESLKSKGLIKKDKGNVKILGKGELTKKLIFKINIMSKNAKDKIEKSNSSIES; encoded by the coding sequence ATGTATTTACATGATTTAAAACCAGCAAAAGGCACAAAAAAGAACAGAAAAAGACTTGGCAGGGGTCAAGGTAGTGGTCTAGGGACAACTGCTGGTAGAGGTACAAAAGGACAAAAATCAAGAACTGGATCGAAGGTATATCCATGGTATGAAGGTGGCCAAATACCTATAACTAGAAGATTGCCTAAGCGAGGCTTTAATAACAAAAGATTTAGCAAAGAATATGAAATAGTTAATATAGATGTTATTAACGATAGGTTTAATGAAGGAGAAGAAGTCAGTATAGAATCGCTGAAAAGTAAGGGTTTAATTAAGAAAGACAAAGGCAATGTAAAAATATTGGGAAAAGGAGAATTAACTAAAAAATTGATTTTTAAAATAAATATAATGTCGAAGAATGCTAAAGATAAGATTGAGAAATCAAATTCATCAATAGAAAGTTAA
- the rpsM gene encoding 30S ribosomal protein S13 — protein MARIAGVDIPNNKRVEVGLTYIYGIGRATSSKLLDDVSIDKNKKIGELTEQEISSIRKYIDNNLVVEGELRREVTSNIKRLIEINCYRGLRHKNHMPCRGQRTKSNARTARGLAGKGGIKRK, from the coding sequence ATGGCAAGGATTGCTGGGGTTGATATACCCAATAATAAAAGAGTAGAAGTTGGCTTAACATATATTTATGGAATAGGACGAGCAACTTCATCAAAGCTACTAGATGATGTTAGTATTGATAAAAATAAAAAAATAGGCGAGCTTACAGAGCAAGAAATATCATCTATAAGAAAATATATTGACAACAATTTAGTAGTTGAAGGAGAGCTTCGTAGGGAAGTAACGTCAAATATAAAAAGATTAATAGAGATTAATTGTTATAGAGGCCTAAGACATAAAAACCATATGCCCTGCAGGGGCCAAAGGACAAAGAGTAATGCTAGGACAGCTAGGGGTTTAGCAGGTAAAGGTGGAATAAAAAGAAAATAA
- the rpsE gene encoding 30S ribosomal protein S5 — protein MTEEEQQLVDKVVNIGRVTKVVKGGRIFKFTAIVIVGNMAGKVGIGKGKAKEIPDAIRKALDDAKSNIIEVPVVKDTIPHEVIGKFGSAELLMKPAAPGTGIISGGVTRTLFELAGINNILAKSFRSRTPINILNAAIDGFKQLRRLDEIAIIRGKTINDIIKISKEGA, from the coding sequence GTGACAGAAGAAGAACAACAATTAGTTGATAAGGTTGTAAATATTGGGAGGGTGACAAAGGTTGTAAAAGGGGGAAGAATATTTAAATTTACGGCAATTGTTATTGTTGGAAATATGGCTGGTAAGGTTGGTATTGGAAAAGGAAAAGCAAAAGAGATACCCGATGCTATAAGAAAAGCGTTGGATGATGCAAAAAGCAACATAATAGAAGTGCCAGTGGTAAAAGATACAATACCTCATGAAGTTATTGGTAAGTTTGGCTCAGCTGAATTGTTAATGAAGCCAGCTGCACCTGGTACAGGCATTATATCAGGTGGTGTAACACGTACACTTTTTGAATTAGCTGGCATAAATAATATACTTGCGAAATCTTTTAGAAGTAGAACCCCTATTAATATACTTAACGCAGCTATAGATGGTTTTAAACAATTAAGGAGATTAGATGAGATAGCGATAATTAGAGGAAAAACAATTAATGATATTATTAAAATAAGTAAAGAAGGTGCATAG
- the rplR gene encoding 50S ribosomal protein L18 — protein MDKYKDLKRKRRKLGIRKKMRSSDKLRVTIFRSNRYLYAQIVDDANQSTVVSASSLERDLREKYSGKLNKEIAADIGKRLATRAMEKKITEVKFDRSGYKYHGKIKALADELRNNGLKF, from the coding sequence ATGGACAAGTATAAAGATTTGAAAAGAAAGAGAAGGAAATTAGGCATAAGAAAAAAGATGAGAAGTAGTGATAAATTAAGGGTTACTATATTTAGGAGTAATAGGTATTTATATGCTCAAATAGTGGATGATGCTAACCAAAGTACTGTAGTTAGCGCATCTAGCTTAGAAAGAGATTTAAGAGAAAAATATAGTGGAAAATTAAATAAAGAGATTGCAGCTGACATAGGAAAAAGATTAGCGACTAGGGCAATGGAGAAGAAAATAACTGAAGTAAAATTTGATCGTTCAGGTTATAAGTATCACGGAAAAATTAAAGCATTGGCAGATGAATTAAGGAATAACGGGCTAAAGTTTTAA
- the infA gene encoding translation initiation factor IF-1, producing the protein MAKKDNVVEMNGEVVEALPNAMFRVKLESGHIILAHLSGKMRMYYIRILPGDKVTVEMSPYDLTKGRITYRHK; encoded by the coding sequence GTGGCAAAGAAAGATAATGTTGTTGAAATGAATGGTGAAGTTGTAGAAGCATTGCCAAATGCTATGTTTAGAGTGAAATTAGAATCTGGACATATTATATTAGCACACCTTTCAGGGAAGATGAGGATGTATTATATAAGAATATTACCTGGGGATAAGGTTACTGTTGAGATGTCACCCTATGATTTAACAAAAGGACGCATAACATATAGACATAAATAG
- the rpsD gene encoding 30S ribosomal protein S4 produces the protein MARYTDSVCKLCRREGAKLFLKGERCFKDKCVFERKGYPPGQQGKRKRKMSDYGLQLREKQKVKRIYGVLENQFRNYFKKAVKAKGVTGTNLLITLERRLDNVVYRSGLVMSRPQARQFVTHGHICVNGKSVNIPSYLTKEGDIVSIRENSKVVSLVREAVETAEGRGLTNWLSLDKDKLEAKILRLPEREDVYPDIKEHLIVELYSK, from the coding sequence ATGGCAAGATATACAGATTCTGTATGTAAACTTTGTAGGCGAGAAGGTGCTAAATTATTTTTAAAGGGTGAGAGATGTTTTAAAGATAAATGTGTCTTTGAAAGGAAGGGATATCCACCTGGACAACAGGGTAAGAGAAAAAGGAAGATGTCAGACTATGGATTACAATTAAGAGAAAAACAAAAAGTTAAGAGAATTTATGGTGTGTTAGAAAATCAGTTTAGAAACTACTTTAAAAAAGCTGTGAAAGCAAAGGGTGTTACAGGTACAAATTTATTAATAACCTTAGAGAGAAGACTAGATAATGTAGTTTATAGATCTGGACTAGTAATGAGCAGACCTCAGGCTAGGCAGTTTGTAACACACGGGCATATATGTGTTAACGGTAAGAGTGTTAATATTCCGTCCTATCTAACAAAGGAGGGCGACATTGTTTCTATTCGAGAGAATAGTAAGGTAGTAAGTTTAGTACGCGAAGCTGTTGAAACTGCTGAAGGTAGGGGTCTTACAAATTGGCTATCCTTAGATAAGGATAAGCTAGAAGCTAAGATTTTAAGATTACCTGAGAGAGAGGATGTATATCCTGATATTAAAGAGCATTTGATCGTAGAATTGTATTCTAAGTAA
- the rpsK gene encoding 30S ribosomal protein S11 — MATAKRKKEKKIVNKAIAYIKSTFNNTIITFTDYSGNVICWGSSGTTGFKNSRKSTPYAAQIAASNVAKTAKDFGVKEVEINVKGPGSGRESAIRAIQAADIMITVIRDITPIPHNGCRPRKKRRV, encoded by the coding sequence ATGGCAACTGCAAAAAGAAAAAAAGAGAAGAAAATTGTCAATAAAGCGATAGCATATATAAAATCAACCTTTAATAATACAATTATTACCTTTACAGATTATAGTGGAAATGTTATATGCTGGGGCTCATCAGGAACAACAGGTTTTAAAAACTCTAGAAAATCAACACCTTATGCTGCTCAGATTGCAGCAAGTAATGTAGCAAAAACTGCTAAGGATTTTGGCGTAAAAGAGGTAGAGATCAATGTGAAAGGTCCAGGTAGTGGTAGGGAGAGTGCTATTAGAGCAATACAGGCTGCTGATATTATGATAACTGTTATCAGAGATATTACACCAATACCACATAATGGGTGTAGACCAAGGAAAAAGAGAAGGGTATAA
- a CDS encoding DNA-directed RNA polymerase subunit alpha, with protein sequence MDFRQIIKPNEIIIEKDDNIEGVFRIEPLEKGFGITIGNSLRRILLSSIEGTAVFAIKIKGVTNEFAVIPGVLEDVVNIILNVKSLSLNLNTHETKRYAIKKKGEGLVKAKDIQADALLEIIDPEQLIATITDDNDELDMEIFVKRGIGYVPSEEISKLVNNEIDVIPIDAIFTPIKKVSYNIESARVGQSTDYDSLIINIETDGTVKPIDALAYGAKILKDHMELFINFEEPKYEEKEEAGDEIKKELVELLDKSIEELELSVRAYNCLKNAGIKTLAELCGKTEADMLRTKNFGRKSLEEIKNVLYDLGLTLGMDLESIGYYAQRGDKDEAS encoded by the coding sequence ATGGATTTTAGACAGATAATTAAACCTAATGAAATAATTATTGAAAAAGATGATAATATAGAAGGTGTTTTTAGAATCGAACCCTTAGAGAAGGGTTTTGGCATTACTATAGGTAATTCTCTTAGGAGGATATTGCTCTCTTCTATTGAGGGAACTGCTGTTTTTGCAATAAAAATTAAGGGCGTAACAAACGAATTTGCGGTAATACCAGGCGTTTTAGAGGATGTAGTAAATATAATATTAAATGTAAAGTCATTGAGTCTTAATTTGAATACTCATGAAACAAAAAGATATGCTATTAAAAAGAAGGGTGAAGGACTTGTAAAGGCGAAAGATATCCAGGCAGATGCATTGTTGGAGATTATAGATCCAGAACAGTTAATAGCCACCATAACTGATGATAATGATGAGTTAGATATGGAGATATTTGTAAAAAGAGGCATTGGTTATGTCCCTTCTGAAGAAATTTCCAAGCTTGTAAATAATGAAATAGACGTTATACCAATTGATGCAATATTTACACCTATTAAAAAGGTTAGTTATAATATAGAGAGTGCAAGGGTGGGTCAAAGTACAGATTATGACTCATTAATAATAAATATTGAAACAGATGGCACAGTCAAACCAATTGATGCATTAGCTTATGGTGCAAAAATATTAAAAGATCATATGGAGTTGTTTATTAATTTTGAAGAGCCAAAATATGAAGAGAAGGAAGAAGCTGGTGATGAAATTAAGAAAGAGCTTGTTGAGCTTCTTGATAAAAGTATAGAAGAATTAGAGTTGTCAGTGAGAGCATATAATTGTTTGAAGAATGCAGGGATAAAAACATTGGCTGAGCTTTGCGGTAAAACAGAGGCCGATATGCTTAGAACAAAGAATTTTGGCAGAAAATCATTAGAAGAGATAAAGAATGTGTTATATGATTTAGGGTTAACATTGGGAATGGATTTAGAAAGTATTGGATATTATGCACAAAGGGGTGATAAAGATGAGGCATCATAG